From Thalassotalea euphylliae, the proteins below share one genomic window:
- the glyS gene encoding glycine--tRNA ligase subunit beta → MATETLLIELGTEELPPKALSTLASTFHQQIVAQLEQADLAFESSKWFASPRRLAVQVKALAAKQADKVVEKRGPATNVAFDADGQPTKAAQGWARSNGITVEQAERLTTDKGEWLLHKASQTGKSVAELIPAMVVTALGKLPIPKPMRWGNERIQFIRPVHTLTMMFGDELIAGEALGVASANQLQGHRFHYQENDGLITLDHADNYEAVLESAFVIADYDKRKALIVEQVAKAAADINGDAIVDAGLLEEVTSINEWPVTLVGSFDEEFLSVPAEPLIYSMQDHQKYFPVKDKNGQLKNQFIFVANIDSKDPQQVIFGNEKVIRPRLADAEFFFKTDKKQSLESRLTSLESVLFQKQLGTLKDKSERIAALSGFIAEQVGENKADAHRAGLLSKTDLMSEMVLEFPQVQGTMGKYYAQHDGESAAIAQALEDQYRPRFAGDSLPEANIGCAVAIADKVDSLVGIFGIGQAPKGDKDPFALRRAAIGLIRIIIEKELNLDIASLIAHSQTLFGDKLTNDKVAVDVIDFVMGRFRAYFEEQGISVDVIQSVLVNKPTSPLDFQQRVSAVAHFKTLAESETLAAANKRVGNILAKFDGQLLAEVNTSLLSEAAEQQLASAFAKVAEQIAPAMANKDYQSVLTSLATIKEEIDNFFEHVMVMADDEAVKTNRLTLLNNIRNSFLAVADISVLQ, encoded by the coding sequence ATGGCAACTGAAACACTCTTAATCGAATTAGGTACAGAAGAGCTACCACCCAAAGCGTTAAGCACACTGGCGAGTACGTTTCATCAACAAATCGTTGCGCAACTTGAGCAAGCTGATCTAGCGTTTGAAAGCAGTAAGTGGTTTGCATCGCCTCGTCGTTTGGCGGTACAAGTGAAAGCACTTGCTGCGAAACAGGCAGATAAAGTAGTTGAAAAGCGTGGCCCAGCAACGAATGTGGCGTTTGATGCCGATGGTCAGCCAACAAAAGCAGCTCAAGGTTGGGCGCGTTCAAATGGTATTACGGTTGAACAAGCAGAGCGTCTAACGACAGATAAAGGTGAGTGGCTATTACATAAGGCGAGCCAAACCGGTAAGTCTGTTGCTGAATTAATTCCGGCAATGGTAGTGACAGCTCTGGGTAAATTACCTATCCCGAAACCAATGCGCTGGGGCAATGAGCGCATCCAGTTTATTCGTCCAGTGCACACATTAACTATGATGTTTGGTGATGAATTAATTGCGGGTGAAGCGCTTGGTGTTGCCTCGGCAAACCAATTGCAAGGTCACCGTTTCCACTACCAAGAAAACGACGGTTTGATTACCTTAGATCATGCCGACAACTATGAAGCTGTGCTAGAGTCTGCTTTTGTTATTGCGGATTACGACAAGCGCAAAGCACTTATCGTTGAGCAAGTAGCGAAAGCGGCTGCAGATATTAATGGTGATGCGATTGTTGATGCCGGCCTACTTGAAGAAGTAACCAGCATCAATGAATGGCCAGTAACGTTAGTGGGGAGCTTTGACGAAGAGTTTTTGTCAGTGCCGGCAGAGCCATTAATTTACTCGATGCAAGATCACCAGAAATACTTCCCGGTAAAAGATAAAAATGGTCAATTGAAAAACCAGTTTATCTTTGTCGCTAATATCGACAGTAAAGACCCACAGCAAGTCATCTTCGGTAACGAAAAAGTGATTCGTCCACGTTTAGCGGATGCGGAATTCTTCTTCAAAACCGACAAAAAACAAAGCTTGGAATCACGCTTAACGAGTCTTGAATCTGTATTGTTCCAAAAACAGTTGGGCACGTTAAAAGATAAGTCTGAGCGTATCGCAGCATTAAGTGGCTTTATCGCTGAGCAAGTTGGCGAGAATAAAGCTGATGCGCATCGCGCTGGTCTATTGAGTAAAACAGACCTCATGAGTGAGATGGTGTTAGAGTTCCCACAAGTTCAAGGGACTATGGGTAAATACTATGCTCAGCACGATGGCGAGTCAGCAGCGATTGCGCAAGCACTAGAAGATCAATACCGTCCGCGCTTTGCAGGTGATAGCTTACCAGAAGCAAACATTGGTTGTGCCGTGGCGATTGCCGACAAAGTTGACTCCTTGGTTGGTATCTTTGGAATTGGTCAAGCGCCAAAAGGTGACAAAGACCCATTTGCACTTCGCCGCGCGGCCATTGGTTTGATTCGTATCATTATTGAAAAAGAGCTAAACCTAGATATCGCTTCATTAATTGCGCATAGCCAAACGTTATTCGGTGACAAACTGACTAACGACAAAGTCGCCGTTGATGTGATTGACTTTGTGATGGGGCGTTTTAGAGCCTACTTTGAAGAGCAAGGTATTAGCGTTGATGTTATTCAATCCGTGTTAGTGAACAAGCCAACATCGCCGTTAGATTTCCAACAACGTGTCAGCGCCGTGGCGCATTTTAAAACGTTAGCGGAATCTGAAACCTTAGCGGCAGCTAACAAACGTGTTGGTAATATCTTAGCGAAATTCGATGGTCAGTTATTAGCTGAGGTGAACACTTCGTTATTATCAGAAGCAGCAGAGCAGCAATTAGCTAGCGCCTTTGCTAAAGTCGCAGAGCAGATTGCACCAGCGATGGCAAATAAAGACTACCAAAGTGTGTTAACTTCATTAGCCACCATCAAAGAAGAAATTGATAACTTCTTTGAACACGTCATGGTCATGGCAGATGACGAAGCGGTAAAAACGAATCGCTTAACGCTACTGAACAATATCCGTAACAGCTTCTTGGCGGTTGCCGATATTTCGGTATTGCAATAA
- the tusA gene encoding sulfurtransferase TusA, whose protein sequence is MSDHLIETDHTLDAMGLRCPEPVMMVRKHIRNMKSGETLFIKADDASTTRDIPSFCRFMEHELVTQHSADGIFTYIIRKA, encoded by the coding sequence ATGAGCGATCACCTAATAGAAACAGACCACACCCTCGATGCGATGGGCTTGCGTTGCCCCGAGCCAGTGATGATGGTACGTAAGCATATTCGCAATATGAAAAGCGGTGAAACACTGTTTATCAAAGCCGACGATGCATCAACAACGCGCGATATTCCCAGTTTCTGCCGCTTTATGGAACACGAATTAGTTACACAGCACAGTGCTGATGGTATTTTTACCTATATTATTCGCAAAGCATGA
- a CDS encoding transglycosylase SLT domain-containing protein: MSSNKLFISLCFVASAAVSSLIALPSAHASTDQRATFLKAEKHVWQPESPEYQNLYQQLHYYPLQPYLDQKRLMDKIRLKDATEIGAFLAKYQGTPLDWPLRKKWLDYLAKREQKALFLKFFKPNSDAKLNCTQLSYQLAGGMPEKVVLPQVKQWWLVGKSQAKACDPIFKRWQKAGYLTTDLVWQRLTLAADGGKHTLIPYLTGLLPKEQQYLGKLFHRVRRDPSYISQLSRFKRFDAKETQIMAYGLKRLIWRDPKKALKTYQQAQQKFVFSQQQQDYLTKRFALALATKHHPQASIWLAKVKPENLDSNLVQWQLATALKAQNWPEIQRTLLAMPSQIQAKSQWQYWYARSMAEIGRDQAARELMLELAQKRHYYGFMAAKWLSHNINLQHNPLMVDTKVVANIIENPAAKRAFELFHLERYSQARKEWNYWLSKLSKSEKLAAASFAYQQGWFDRPIFTLAAQGYLDDVEMRFPMAYRDDIANYADKNSIDPSWAFAIARRESSFMRDAHSSAGARGLMQIMPATAKQLERKAVSSRYLSNAKNNIKLGTKYLKRLLDRYEGNLVLATASYNAGPYRVKQWLEKGETLPADIWIETIPFKETREYVKSVLAYKQIYQHKLKSDGESPFSTVLGMQIGSVPLAK; encoded by the coding sequence ATGTCATCTAATAAGCTTTTCATTTCATTGTGTTTTGTTGCTAGTGCCGCTGTATCTAGTTTAATTGCTTTACCAAGTGCTCATGCCTCAACCGATCAACGGGCGACATTTCTCAAGGCAGAAAAGCACGTTTGGCAGCCAGAGTCTCCTGAATATCAGAACCTGTACCAGCAGTTGCATTATTATCCGTTGCAGCCATATCTCGATCAAAAACGGTTAATGGACAAAATTCGTCTCAAGGATGCAACAGAAATAGGGGCGTTTTTGGCGAAATACCAAGGCACACCACTTGATTGGCCTTTGCGTAAGAAGTGGCTTGATTACTTAGCAAAACGTGAACAAAAAGCCCTCTTTTTAAAATTCTTTAAGCCAAATAGTGATGCTAAGCTAAATTGTACCCAACTGAGCTATCAGCTTGCCGGTGGTATGCCTGAAAAGGTGGTATTGCCTCAGGTGAAGCAATGGTGGTTAGTGGGGAAATCGCAAGCTAAAGCGTGTGATCCTATTTTTAAGCGTTGGCAAAAAGCGGGTTATTTAACTACTGACTTGGTATGGCAAAGGCTGACACTGGCCGCAGATGGCGGTAAACATACCTTAATTCCTTATCTAACTGGGCTGCTGCCAAAAGAACAACAGTATTTAGGCAAATTGTTTCACCGCGTAAGGCGCGACCCAAGTTATATCAGTCAGCTGTCGCGCTTTAAACGTTTTGATGCCAAAGAAACTCAGATCATGGCTTATGGCTTAAAACGGTTGATTTGGCGAGATCCCAAAAAGGCGCTGAAAACCTATCAGCAAGCCCAACAAAAATTCGTATTTAGCCAACAGCAACAAGATTATCTGACCAAGCGTTTTGCACTGGCTCTTGCGACCAAACATCACCCGCAAGCGAGTATATGGCTTGCTAAGGTAAAACCTGAAAACCTGGATAGCAACCTAGTGCAATGGCAGTTGGCAACAGCGCTCAAAGCGCAAAATTGGCCTGAAATTCAACGCACGTTGTTGGCCATGCCAAGCCAGATTCAAGCAAAATCACAATGGCAATATTGGTATGCGCGCAGTATGGCCGAAATAGGGCGTGATCAAGCAGCGCGTGAGTTGATGCTCGAACTTGCTCAAAAACGTCATTACTACGGCTTTATGGCGGCCAAATGGCTTAGTCACAATATCAATTTACAGCACAACCCACTGATGGTTGACACCAAAGTCGTTGCAAACATTATTGAAAACCCAGCGGCCAAGCGCGCGTTTGAACTCTTCCACCTTGAGCGTTATAGCCAAGCGCGCAAAGAGTGGAATTACTGGCTGTCTAAGCTATCAAAAAGCGAGAAGCTGGCCGCTGCTTCGTTTGCTTATCAGCAAGGCTGGTTTGATCGGCCCATCTTTACTTTGGCTGCGCAAGGCTATCTAGACGATGTTGAAATGCGTTTTCCCATGGCATATCGCGACGACATTGCCAATTACGCCGATAAAAATAGTATCGACCCCAGTTGGGCATTTGCGATTGCGCGCCGCGAAAGTTCGTTTATGCGTGATGCGCACTCGTCAGCAGGTGCACGTGGCCTGATGCAAATCATGCCAGCAACGGCGAAACAGTTAGAGCGAAAGGCCGTTTCCAGTCGTTATCTCAGCAATGCAAAAAATAATATCAAACTCGGTACTAAGTACTTAAAGCGCTTGCTTGACCGATATGAAGGCAACTTAGTGTTAGCGACCGCGTCATACAATGCAGGGCCTTATCGAGTGAAGCAATGGCTAGAAAAAGGCGAGACGCTGCCAGCAGATATTTGGATAGAAACCATTCCATTTAAAGAAACGCGTGAATATGTCAAAAGTGTGCTGGCGTATAAGCAAATATATCAGCACAAATTAAAGAGCGACGGCGAATCGCCATTTAGTACCGTACTTGGCATGCAAATCGGCAGTGTGCCTTTGGCGAAGTAA
- the pepQ gene encoding Xaa-Pro dipeptidase: MTNLANVYSDHINELQARARNVLNRENLEGLVIHSGKELKVFLDDNSYPFKVNPHFKHWLPLTNVTNSWLLINGNDKPVLVYYQPVDFWHKVETLQDDFWTPFFDIKVITNAAQVDALLPYDKANYAYLGEHIEVAKALGFEQINPDGALSYLHFHRAYKTPYEQALMRLSNERAVAGHVAAKAAFMAGESEFEIQRAYLQATSHTDSETPYGNIVALNENAAILHYTALERDKPAQHRSFLIDAGANYHGYASDITRTYAFEQNDFAELIARMDKLMLNAVDGLKPGKSYVELHCETYLDIGRVLAEFNIINCSAEVAAEQGIVSTFFPHGLGHHLGLQVHDVGGFMADERGTHIDSPAKHPFLRTSRAVEAGQVFTIEPGLYFIDSLLGELKAGEHSHAVNWAQVEKFKPFGGIRIEDNIIVHQSHNENMTRDLDLG, from the coding sequence ATGACTAATCTAGCCAATGTTTATTCTGATCACATTAATGAATTGCAAGCGCGTGCGCGTAACGTACTTAATCGCGAAAACCTTGAGGGGTTAGTGATTCATTCCGGTAAAGAATTAAAAGTATTTTTAGACGATAACTCGTATCCCTTTAAAGTTAATCCGCATTTTAAGCATTGGCTACCCTTAACAAATGTCACTAACAGCTGGTTATTAATTAATGGCAACGATAAACCTGTGCTTGTTTACTATCAGCCGGTCGATTTTTGGCACAAAGTTGAAACCTTACAAGACGACTTCTGGACGCCATTTTTTGACATTAAAGTGATCACCAATGCTGCTCAGGTGGATGCGTTGTTACCTTATGACAAGGCTAACTATGCTTATCTCGGCGAACATATTGAAGTGGCGAAGGCGCTTGGGTTTGAGCAAATCAACCCAGACGGTGCATTGAGTTATCTGCACTTTCACCGCGCTTATAAAACCCCTTACGAACAGGCGTTGATGCGTCTATCAAATGAGCGTGCTGTTGCCGGTCATGTCGCGGCAAAAGCGGCGTTTATGGCAGGTGAGTCTGAATTTGAAATTCAGCGCGCCTATTTGCAAGCAACTTCCCATACCGATAGCGAAACCCCATACGGCAATATTGTTGCACTGAATGAGAATGCGGCGATATTGCATTACACAGCGTTAGAGCGTGACAAGCCAGCGCAACACAGATCTTTCTTGATTGATGCGGGGGCGAACTACCATGGTTATGCATCAGACATTACCCGTACCTACGCATTTGAGCAAAATGACTTTGCTGAACTTATCGCGCGTATGGATAAGTTAATGCTTAACGCGGTTGATGGCTTAAAACCGGGAAAGAGCTATGTTGAATTGCACTGTGAAACTTACCTTGATATTGGCCGCGTGTTGGCTGAATTTAACATCATTAATTGCAGTGCGGAAGTTGCGGCCGAGCAGGGCATTGTGTCGACATTCTTTCCACATGGCTTAGGCCATCACTTGGGCCTGCAGGTGCATGATGTGGGTGGCTTTATGGCCGACGAGCGCGGTACACATATTGACTCGCCAGCTAAGCATCCGTTCTTGCGTACCTCGCGCGCTGTTGAGGCAGGACAAGTGTTTACCATTGAACCGGGGTTGTACTTTATTGATTCACTTTTAGGGGAGCTAAAAGCTGGCGAGCACAGTCATGCGGTTAACTGGGCGCAGGTAGAAAAATTCAAACCATTTGGCGGTATACGCATCGAAGACAATATTATTGTCCATCAATCGCATAATGAGAACATGACCCGAGATTTAGACCTTGGCTGA
- a CDS encoding YigZ family protein has translation MAEPSRATKEIKAKEKNAKESPSSTSTSGYLIATDEVLVETQVNRSRFFCYLFPCTSYEVMKARLTELQQEHPNANHHCYAFVSAAPQDSQAYGFSDDGEPSGTAGRPMLAMLQGSGIGQVAAIVVRYFGGVKLGTGGLQRAYGGALKAALPKLPTTHKVLTKTRALNVSYQQVSDIQHLIKLTNTQVLDEQYQENIKFVLAIPIDQLKLFEQQLLTLSSGALTLVKANHL, from the coding sequence TTGGCTGAGCCGAGTCGCGCCACTAAGGAAATAAAAGCCAAGGAAAAAAACGCTAAGGAAAGCCCGAGTAGTACGAGTACCTCTGGCTATTTAATTGCGACTGACGAGGTCTTGGTGGAAACCCAAGTCAATCGCAGTCGCTTCTTCTGCTACTTGTTTCCCTGTACCAGTTACGAGGTAATGAAAGCCCGATTAACTGAGCTGCAACAAGAACATCCTAATGCAAATCATCACTGTTATGCGTTTGTCAGCGCTGCACCGCAAGACAGTCAAGCCTATGGCTTTTCGGATGATGGTGAACCCAGTGGCACCGCAGGCAGGCCGATGCTAGCCATGTTACAAGGGAGTGGCATTGGGCAAGTTGCCGCCATCGTTGTTCGCTATTTCGGTGGAGTAAAACTGGGAACAGGGGGCTTGCAACGTGCCTATGGTGGCGCGCTCAAAGCAGCATTACCCAAGCTACCCACCACGCATAAAGTGTTGACGAAGACACGTGCGCTGAACGTGAGTTATCAGCAAGTGAGTGATATTCAGCACCTGATCAAACTGACCAATACGCAAGTCCTTGATGAGCAATATCAAGAAAATATTAAGTTTGTATTGGCTATCCCCATTGATCAGCTTAAACTATTTGAACAACAACTGCTTACCTTATCCAGTGGGGCGTTAACCTTAGTCAAAGCAAATCACCTTTAG
- a CDS encoding TrkH family potassium uptake protein has translation MQYRNIIRILGLLVALLSVTMLPPAIVSLIYRDGGGVPFLMAFMWCLLIGLALWYPNRFKKDDLRAREGFLIVVLFWTVLASFSAIPLMLLETPNLTTTDAFFESFSGLTTTGATILTQIDGLPHAVLFYRQQLQWLGGMGIIVLAVAVLPMLGIGGMQLYRAETPGPVKDSKMTPRIADTAKHLWYIYLSLTIACALAYWLAGMSVFDAICHSFATIAIGGFSTHDASMGYFNSPVINLICVVFLIIAGINFALHYAAVQNKSIRNYFADPEFKFFIALQVILTAICFGVLMSHGTYQDADVALDQALFQSVSISTTAGFATTSFADWPTLLPLLLIFASFIGGCAGSTGGGMKVVRVVLLYLQGIRELNKLVHPKAVFTIKLGRKALPDRVVEAVWGFFSAYAAVFVICMLLLLASGMDDISAFTAVAACMNNLGPGLGEVAANFASISDFSKWVLIVAMLFGRLEIFTLLVLFTPAFWRN, from the coding sequence GTGCAATATAGAAACATTATCCGTATTTTAGGGCTGCTGGTGGCGCTACTTAGCGTTACTATGTTACCGCCTGCTATTGTGTCACTCATCTACCGGGATGGTGGCGGTGTTCCCTTCTTAATGGCCTTTATGTGGTGCTTACTTATCGGCTTGGCACTATGGTATCCCAATCGCTTTAAAAAAGATGATCTCAGGGCAAGGGAAGGCTTTTTAATCGTTGTCTTGTTTTGGACGGTGCTTGCCAGTTTCTCTGCGATTCCATTGATGCTATTGGAAACCCCGAATCTGACCACAACAGATGCCTTTTTTGAGTCATTCTCTGGGTTAACCACTACCGGGGCAACGATTTTAACGCAAATCGATGGTTTACCACATGCTGTGCTTTTTTATCGTCAGCAATTGCAATGGCTCGGCGGTATGGGGATTATCGTGCTCGCGGTAGCCGTGCTCCCGATGCTTGGCATTGGTGGTATGCAGCTCTATCGCGCCGAAACGCCGGGGCCCGTTAAAGACTCGAAAATGACCCCGCGCATCGCCGATACGGCCAAGCACTTATGGTATATCTACTTGTCGTTAACCATTGCCTGTGCGCTCGCTTACTGGCTGGCAGGAATGTCGGTGTTTGATGCCATCTGTCACTCATTCGCCACCATTGCCATTGGTGGCTTTTCAACGCATGACGCCAGCATGGGCTACTTCAATAGCCCTGTCATTAATCTGATTTGTGTGGTCTTTTTAATTATTGCTGGGATTAACTTTGCCTTGCATTATGCCGCAGTACAGAACAAGTCTATTCGCAATTATTTTGCTGATCCTGAGTTTAAATTTTTTATTGCTCTTCAGGTAATATTAACGGCAATATGTTTTGGGGTGTTGATGAGCCATGGCACCTATCAAGATGCTGATGTTGCGCTTGATCAAGCACTATTTCAATCGGTGTCGATTAGCACGACAGCCGGCTTTGCGACGACTTCCTTTGCTGATTGGCCAACGTTACTGCCATTGTTGCTTATTTTTGCCAGCTTTATTGGCGGCTGTGCTGGTAGTACTGGTGGTGGCATGAAAGTCGTTCGCGTTGTTCTATTGTATTTACAAGGTATTCGCGAACTTAACAAACTGGTGCACCCCAAAGCGGTATTTACCATTAAGTTAGGTCGCAAGGCGCTACCTGATCGCGTGGTAGAAGCGGTATGGGGCTTCTTTTCTGCTTATGCGGCGGTATTTGTCATTTGTATGTTATTGCTGTTGGCATCAGGTATGGATGATATTAGTGCCTTTACCGCCGTCGCCGCGTGCATGAATAACTTAGGCCCAGGCTTGGGAGAAGTGGCGGCGAACTTCGCTTCAATTAGCGACTTTAGTAAGTGGGTGTTAATTGTTGCGATGTTGTTTGGTCGCTTGGAAATCTTTACGTTACTGGTGCTGTTTACACCGGCGTTCTGGCGCAACTAA
- the trkA gene encoding Trk system potassium transporter TrkA: MKIIIIGAGQVGGTLAENLVGERNDISLIDTNSQTLLELQDKLDLQVITGQGCHPDVLARAGADDADMIIAVTNDDATNMIACQIAYTLFSTPKKVARIRSSEIVERKRELFNKDHIPVDHVIAPEQLVTRDIIHLIEYPGALQVLEFANGKVSLVAVKAYYGGLLVGHALSTLKEHIPNVDTRVAAIYRNGRPIRPLGTTVIEADDEVFFIAASIHIRAVMNELQKLEPAYKRIMIAGGGNIGAGIAKKLEQNHQVKLIERSPERAKQLTQELDKTLIFTGDSSDQELLLEEHIDQFDVFIAVTNDDEANIMSSLLAKKLGVRKTMVLIQREAYVNLVHGSSIDIAISPQHSTISALLTHVRKGTINNVYSLRGGAAEAIEIVAKGDETSSKVVGREIRDIKLPPGTTIGAIVRGDEVIIAHSDSVIMEDDHVILFLVNKKYISDVEKLFQVGVIYF, from the coding sequence ATGAAAATAATAATAATTGGCGCTGGCCAAGTGGGCGGTACCTTAGCGGAAAACCTAGTTGGTGAACGCAACGATATCTCGTTGATTGATACCAATAGCCAAACCTTGTTAGAGCTACAAGATAAGCTCGATTTACAGGTCATTACCGGCCAAGGCTGTCACCCTGACGTACTGGCACGTGCAGGTGCTGATGATGCTGATATGATCATTGCCGTCACCAACGACGACGCAACCAATATGATCGCCTGCCAAATCGCTTACACACTCTTTAGCACACCGAAAAAAGTGGCGCGTATCCGTTCATCAGAAATTGTTGAGCGCAAACGCGAGTTATTTAACAAAGATCATATCCCGGTTGACCATGTGATAGCACCAGAGCAACTGGTGACGCGCGATATTATTCATTTAATTGAATACCCGGGGGCACTGCAAGTACTGGAATTCGCCAATGGCAAAGTCAGCCTAGTTGCCGTTAAAGCCTACTACGGCGGTTTACTCGTCGGTCACGCCTTATCAACGCTCAAAGAGCACATTCCGAACGTTGATACACGTGTAGCAGCGATATATCGCAATGGTCGCCCGATTCGCCCACTGGGTACGACGGTCATAGAAGCTGATGATGAAGTGTTCTTTATCGCCGCCAGTATTCATATTCGCGCGGTGATGAATGAGCTACAAAAACTCGAGCCAGCGTATAAGCGCATTATGATTGCCGGCGGTGGTAACATAGGTGCAGGTATTGCCAAAAAGCTCGAACAAAACCATCAGGTTAAATTGATTGAGCGCTCACCAGAGCGCGCTAAACAGTTAACCCAAGAGCTCGATAAAACGCTCATCTTCACGGGTGATTCCTCTGATCAAGAATTGTTGCTTGAAGAGCATATTGATCAGTTTGATGTGTTTATTGCCGTGACCAATGACGATGAAGCCAATATCATGTCGTCACTGTTGGCGAAAAAACTCGGTGTGCGCAAAACCATGGTGTTGATTCAGCGTGAAGCCTATGTGAACTTAGTGCATGGTAGCAGTATCGACATTGCCATCTCACCGCAGCATTCAACGATTTCCGCGCTACTCACTCACGTGCGTAAAGGCACGATTAATAATGTGTATAGCTTGCGTGGCGGCGCCGCTGAAGCGATAGAAATTGTCGCCAAAGGCGACGAAACCTCATCAAAAGTGGTTGGCCGAGAGATTCGCGATATCAAGCTTCCCCCTGGAACCACCATAGGCGCAATTGTCCGTGGTGATGAGGTCATTATCGCTCATTCAGATAGCGTGATCATGGAAGATGACCACGTCATTCTGTTCTTAGTGAATAAGAAGTATATTTCTGATGTTGAGAAGCTATTCCAAGTCGGTGTCATTTACTTTTAG
- the rsmB gene encoding 16S rRNA (cytosine(967)-C(5))-methyltransferase RsmB, producing the protein MSANIRAQSAKVCFAVVEQGRSLAEEVPLKAAKLEGKDKGLLQELCYGVLRHLPELENDVRQFLAKPLKGKQRVCHFLILVGIYQLKYTRIPDHAALNETVASTAKLKSGHLKNLVNGVLRNFQRQHQNSDKEEKAEVSTNSLPEPVYYNHPSWFIKLVKAAYPEQWSTILTANMQRPPMWLRANVSQQSSDEYQQQLAKLDINVAAIEPNTHAVKLDQAIEVNKLPNFSAGAASVQDAAAQQSARLLDCQPGDHVLDCCAAPGGKTCHLIEQTPEVASVTALDVDERRLARVQENLERIGLAAKLQCGDATKPESWWDGTLYDRILLDAPCSATGVIRRHPDIKWLRKADDIAALAQLQAQILRKMWSLLKPGGTLLYATCSVLPQENSQQIAQFLASQNDAQLVDLPEYQGNIGWQILPGEQDMDGFYYAKLVKSAG; encoded by the coding sequence ATGAGCGCCAATATTAGAGCACAAAGCGCCAAAGTCTGTTTTGCCGTTGTTGAACAAGGCCGCAGTTTAGCCGAAGAAGTACCGTTAAAAGCAGCCAAGCTTGAAGGTAAAGATAAAGGCTTACTGCAAGAGCTTTGTTACGGCGTATTGCGCCACTTACCAGAGCTAGAAAATGATGTCCGCCAGTTTTTAGCCAAGCCCTTAAAAGGCAAACAGCGCGTTTGTCACTTTTTAATTTTGGTCGGCATTTACCAGCTTAAATACACCCGTATCCCCGACCACGCAGCGCTCAATGAAACCGTAGCCTCGACGGCAAAATTAAAAAGTGGCCATCTGAAAAATTTGGTGAATGGCGTGCTAAGAAACTTTCAGCGACAGCATCAAAATTCAGATAAAGAAGAAAAAGCAGAAGTGAGTACAAACTCACTTCCCGAGCCTGTTTATTACAACCACCCTAGCTGGTTTATTAAATTGGTTAAAGCCGCTTATCCAGAGCAATGGTCGACGATTTTAACCGCTAATATGCAGCGCCCGCCGATGTGGTTACGAGCCAATGTTAGCCAGCAGTCTAGCGATGAGTATCAGCAACAATTGGCAAAGCTCGACATTAATGTTGCAGCAATCGAGCCTAACACTCATGCCGTTAAGCTAGATCAAGCAATAGAGGTTAATAAACTGCCAAACTTCAGCGCTGGGGCAGCGTCAGTGCAAGATGCTGCGGCGCAGCAATCAGCTCGATTATTGGATTGTCAGCCTGGCGATCACGTACTCGATTGCTGTGCGGCACCTGGCGGTAAAACTTGTCACCTGATAGAGCAGACACCAGAGGTTGCCAGTGTAACGGCACTTGATGTCGATGAGCGTCGGCTGGCGCGCGTACAAGAAAACCTTGAGCGCATCGGCTTAGCCGCAAAATTGCAGTGTGGCGATGCGACTAAGCCAGAGTCATGGTGGGATGGCACGCTATACGATCGCATTTTGCTCGACGCGCCGTGCTCTGCAACAGGCGTCATTAGACGCCACCCAGATATTAAGTGGTTGCGCAAGGCCGATGATATTGCGGCACTTGCCCAGCTACAGGCGCAGATACTGAGAAAAATGTGGTCATTACTCAAGCCCGGTGGTACTTTGCTATACGCCACTTGCAGCGTGTTACCACAAGAGAACAGTCAGCAGATTGCGCAATTTCTTGCCTCGCAAAATGACGCGCAATTGGTTGATTTGCCCGAATATCAAGGCAACATCGGTTGGCAGATTTTGCCAGGTGAACAAGATATGGACGGTTTTTACTACGCCAAATTGGTCAAAAGCGCAGGTTAG